The following proteins are encoded in a genomic region of Sesamum indicum cultivar Zhongzhi No. 13 linkage group LG8, S_indicum_v1.0, whole genome shotgun sequence:
- the LOC105168117 gene encoding callose synthase 12, translating to MNQRPPRPQDEEVYNIIPIHNLLADHPALRFPEVRAAAAALRAVGDLRRPPFSTWKPHYDLLDWLALFFGFQESNVRNQREHLVLHLANAQMRLSPPPDNIDTLDPSVLRRFRRHLLKNYSNWCSYLNIRSNIWLSDSRSRHSSSDHRRELLYVSLYLLVWGESANLRFVPECICYIFHNMAMELNKILEDYIDENTGSPFVPSISGENAFLDKIVKPIYDTIKEEVDNSKNGTAPHAAWRNYDDINEYFWSKRCFEKMKWPIDVGSNFFVTGHKGKKVGKTGFVEQRSFWNLFRSFDKLWIMLILFLQAAIIVGWEGPEAPWKALRSRDVQVRCLTVFFTWAGLRFFQSLLDIAMQYSLVSRETKSLGVRMVLKAVVAAGWILVFGVFYSRIWKQRNSDRGWSNAANNRVVNFLQVVVAFLAPELLALALFLLPWIRNFVENKNWKVFYLLSWWFQSSIFVGRGLREGLIDNIKYTLFWVAVLATKFSFSYFMQIKPMIAPTKTLLDLENVNYEWYEVFNASNRVAIGLLWLPVVLIYLMDIQIWYSIYSSFVGAAVGLFDHLGEIRNMQQLRLRFQFFASAIQFNLMPEEQLLNARGTFKSKFKDAIHRLKLRYGLGRPFKKLESNQVEAYKFALIWNEIIKTFREEDIISDREVELLELPQNDRKDPRSNWEIRVIQWPCLLLCNELLLALSQAQELVDAPDRWLWYKICKTEYRRCAVIEAYDSLKHFLLAIVKYDSEERSIIRTFFQEIEQWVQLEKFTKNYDTRALPKIHAKLVDLLCLVLKPDKDADKVVNALQALYEVAIRDFLKEKRNNEQLKEDGLAPQSTASGEVLLFQNAVQLPSASNETFYRRVRRLHTILTSRDSMQKVPENLEARRRIAFFSNSLFMNMPHAPQVEKMMAFSVLTPYYSEEVLYSKEQLRTENEDGISTLYYLQTIYASDWRNFLERMRREGMTSEKELWTTRLRDLRSWASYRGQTLSRTVRGMMYYYRALELLAFLDSASEMDMREGSQQLGSLTHDDGMDDLSSERSPSSRTLSRADSSVSVYFKGHERGTALMKFTYVVACQIYGSQKAKKDPHAEEILYLMKNNEALRVAYVDEVSSGRDEKEYYSVLVKYDQKLQREVEIYRVKLPGPLKLGEGKPENQNHAIIFTRGDAVQTIDMNQDNYFEEALKMRNLLEEFKRYYGIRKPTILGVREHIFTGSVSSLAWFMSAQETSFVTLGQRVLANPLKVRMHYGHPDVFDRFWFMTRGGLSKASRVINISEDIFAGFNCTLRGGNVTHHEYIQVGKGRDVGLNQISMFEAKVASGNGEQILSRDVYRLGHRLDFFRMLSFFHTTVGFFFNTMMINLTVYAFLWGRLYLALSGVEGAALADANNNRALGTILNQQLIIQLGLFTALPMIVENSLEHGFLNAIWDFITMQLQLSSVFYTFSMGTRGHYFGRTILHGGAKYRATGRGFVVQHKSFAENYRLYARSHFVKAIELGLILTVYASYSPVAKGTLVYIALTISSWFLVVSWILGPFIFNPSGFDWLKTVYDFDDFMNWIWYRGGVFAKSEQSWEKWWYEEQDHLRTTGFWGKILEIILDLRFFFFQYGIVYQLGIAAGSKSIVVYLLSWIYVVVALGLYTVIAYARDKYAAKDHIYYRLVQFLVIILATVVIVALLEFTQFRFMDLFTSLLAFIPTGWGCISIAQVLRPILQKTMLWETVVSVARLYDIMFGVIVMAPLALLSWLPGFQNMQTRILFNEAFSRGLHISQIVVGKKPKAAM from the coding sequence ATGAATCAACGCCCCCCGCGACCGCAGGACGAAGAAGTGTACAATATCATCCCAATCCACAACCTTCTTGCCGACCACCCCGCCCTCCGTTTTCCCGAGGTCCGCGCCGCTGCTGCTGCGTTACGGGCCGTCGGTGACCTCCGCCGGCCCCCCTTCTCAACTTGGAAGCCCCACTATGACCTCCTTGACTGGCTTGCCCTCTTCTTCGGGTTTCAGGAGTCCAACGTTAGAAACCAGAGGGAGCACCTCGTGCTCCATCTCGCCAATGCTCAGATGCGCCTCTCCCCTCCTCCTGACAACATCGATACGCTCGACCCTTCCGTCCTGCGCCGCTTCCGCCGCCAtctcttgaaaaattactcCAATTGGTGCTCATACCTTAACATCAGGTCTAATATTTGGCTTTCGGATTCGCGGTCCCGCCACTCGTCCTCCGATCACCGGCGCGAGCTCTTGTACGTCTCGCTTTATTTGCTTGTTTGGGGTGAGTCTGCAAATTTGCGTTTCGTTCCGGAATGCATTTGTTATATATTCCATAATATGGCAATGGAATTGAATAAGATATTGGAGGATTATATTGATGAGAACACGGGAAGCCCTTTTGTGCCGTCTATATCTGGTGAAAATGCTTTTCTAGATAAAATTGTGAAGCCAATTTATGATACTATTAAGGAAGAGGTGGACAATAGTAAGAATGGGACTGCCCCACATGCTGCGTGGCGGAATTACGATGATATAAATGAGTACTTTTGGAGTAAGAGGTGTTTTGAGAAGATGAAATGGCCGATTGATGTTGggagtaatttttttgtgacgGGCCATAAGGGGAAGAAGGTCGGAAAAACAGGGTTTGTTGAGCAGAGGTCATTTTGGAATTTGTTTAGGAGCTTTGATAAGTTGTGGATTATGTTGATTCTGTTTCTTCAGGCAGCGATCATTGTGGGTTGGGAGGGCCCCGAGGCTCCATGGAAGGCACTGCGGAGTAGGGATGTTCAGGTGAGGTGCTTGACCGTGTTCTTCACATGGGCTGGACTGAGGTTCTTTCAGTCTTTGTTGGACATTGCAATGCAGTATAGTTTGGTTTCGAGGGAGACCAAGTCTCTGGGAGTGAGGATGGTCTTGAAAGCTGTGGTTGCAGCAGGGTGGATTCTGGTGTTTGGGGTGTTTTATTCAAGGATATGGAAGCAGAGGAATAGTGATCGTGGGTGGTCGAATGCTGCAAACAACAGAGTGGTCAATTTTCTTCAGGTCGTGGTGGCTTTTCTTGCACCAGAGCTGTTAGCTTTGGCTCTATTTCTTCTGCCATGGATTAGGAATTTTGTGGAGAACAAAAATTGgaaagtattttatttgttgtcaTGGTGGTTTCAGAGCAGTATTTTTGTGGGTCGGGGACTTAGAGAAGGACTTATTGACAATATTAAGTATACCCTTTTCTGGGTCGCAGTGCTTGCGACGAAATTCTCTTTTAGCTACTTCATGCAGATTAAGCCCATGATTGCACCGACAAAGACCTTGCTAGATCTCGAAAATGTTAACTATGAGTGGTATGAGGTCTTTAATGCCAGTAACCGTGTTGCCATTGGGCTGTTGTGGCTCCCGGTTGTTTTGATTTACTTAATGGATATCCAGATTTGGTACTCAATTTATTCCTCATTTGTTGGGGCGGCAGTTGGGTTGTTCGACCACTTGGGTGAGATTCGGAACATGCAACAGTTGAGGTTGAGATTCCAATTCTTTGCTAGTGCTATTCAGTTTAATCTTATGCCTGAGGAGCAGCTACTGAATGCTAGGGGGACATTTAAGAGCAAGTTCAAGGATGCAATTCACCGGTTGAAACTGAGGTACGGGCTGGGCCGTCCCTTCAAGAAACTTGAATCCAACCAGGTAGAGGCCTACAAATTTGCCTTGATATGGAATGAGATAATCAAAACATTTAGGGAGGAAGACATTATCAGTGATCGTGAGGTTGAGCTTTTGGAGCTGCCTCAAAATGACCGGAAAGACCCCAGAAGTAATTGGGAAATTCGGGTGATCCAGTGGCCTTGCTTGCTCCTCTGTAATGAGTTACTGCTTGCTCTAAGCCAGGCACAAGAGTTGGTAGATGCTCCTGACAGGTGGCTTTGGTATAAGATCTGCAAGACCGAATACAGGCGCTGTGCGGTCATTGAAGCATATGATAGTTTAAAGCACTTTTTACTTGCAATCGTCAAGTATGATTCTGAGGAGCGCTCCATAATCAGAACTTTTTTCCAAGAAATTGAGCAATGGGTTCAGCTGGAAAAATTCACGAAGAACTACGACACCAGAGCACTCCCCAAAATCCATGCAAAGTTGGTGGATCTTCTATGTCTTGTCCTCAAGCCTGATAAAGATGCTGATAAGGTGGTAAATGCTCTTCAGGCCCTCTACGAGGTTGCTATTAGAGATTTCctgaaagagaagagaaacaaCGAACAGCTAAAGGAGGATGGCCTGGCTCCTCAAAGCACAGCTTCTGGTGAAGTTTTGCTTTTTCAGAATGCTGTCCAGTTGCCCAGTGCAAGTAATGAGACTTTCTATCGTAGGGTCCGTCGGTTGCATACCATTCTCACATCTCGGGATTCCATGCAGAAAGTTCCAGAAAATCTTGAGGCAAGGCGTCGAATTGCCTTCTTCAGTAACTCCTTGTTCATGAACATGCCTCACGCTCCCCAAGTTGAGAAAATGATGGCTTTCAGTGTTTTGACCCCATACTACAGTGAAGAGGTGCTGTACAGCAAGGAACAACTTCGAACTGAGAATGAAGATGGAATTTCGACCCTCTACTACTTGCAAACTATCTATGCCAGTGACTGGAGGAACTTCTTGGAGAGGATGCGCCGAGAAGGGATGACCAGTGAGAAAGAACTTTGGACAACTAGGCTAAGAGATCTTCGATCGTGGGCATCATACAGAGGCCAGACACTTTCCCGGACTGTGAGGGGAATGATGTACTACTATCGTGCTCTTGAGCTGTTGGCTTTTCTGGATTCTGCTTCTGAGATGGACATGAGGGAAGGATCTCAGCAACTGGGTTCCTTGACGCATGACGATGGTATGGATGATTTGAGTTCAGAGAGATCACCCTCATCAAGAACTTTGAGCAGAGCAGATAGTTCCGTCAGTGTTTATTTTAAAGGTCATGAGCGTGGGACAGCTTTGATGAAGTTCACTTATGTGGTTGCATGCCAGATTTATGGTTCACAGAAGGCCAAAAAGGATCCCCACGCGGAGGAGATACTTTATCTGATGAAAAATAACGAAGCACTTCGGGTTGCTTATGTTGATGAGGTGTCGTCGGGAAGGGATGAGAAAGAGTATTACTCTGTCCTGGTGAAATATGATCAGAAGTTGCAGAGAGAAGTCGAGATATATCGGGTCAAGTTGCCTGGTCCACTCAAGCTTGGGGAGGGGAAACCAGAGAATCAGAATCATGCCATTATCTTCACTAGGGGAGATGCAGTTCAGACAATTGACATGAACCAGGATAACTATTTTGAGGAGGCTCTAAAGATGCGGAACCTTCTGGAGGAATTCAAGCGCTACTATGGGATCAGAAAACCTACCATCCTGGGAGTTCGGGAGCATATTTTTACTGGCTCCGTGTCGTCACTTGCTTGGTTCATGTCTGCACAGGAAACAAGTTTTGTAACCTTGGGGCAGCGTGTTTTGGCTAATCCTTTGAAAGTCCGGATGCATTATGGGCACCCAGATGTGTTTGACAGGTTTTGGTTTATGACTCGTGGGGGTCTAAGCAAGGCTTCCAGAGTTATCAATATTAGTGAGGATATTTTTGCTGGATTTAATTGCACATTGAGAGGCGGGAATGTTACCCACCATGAATACATCCAAGTTGGAAAGGGAAGGGATGTTGGGCTGAATCAGATCTCTATGTTTGAAGCCAAGGTTGCCAGTGGGAATGGTGAGCAAATACTGAGCCGAGATGTTTACAGGTTGGGTCATAGGTTGGACTTCTTCCGAATGCTCTCATTCTTTCACACTACTGTGGGATTTTTCTTCAATACCATGATGATTAACCTGACTgtttatgcatttttgtggGGCCGGCTTTATCTGGCACTGAGCGGCGTGGAAGGTGCTGCTTTGGCAGATGCCAACAATAATAGAGCGCTTGGTACAATCTTGAACCAGCAGCTCATCATCCAACTTGGTCTTTTTACTGCCTTGCCAATGATTGTGGAAAACTCGCTCGAGCATGGCTTTCTGAATGCTATCTGGGACTTTATAACGATGCAGCTCCAACTTTCTTCTGTATTTTATACATTCTCTATGGGGACCCGTGGTCATTACTTTGGCAGAACTATTCTGCATGGTGGTGCGAAATATCGTGCAACTGGCCGTGGTTTTGTGGTGCAGCACAAGAGTTTTGCTGAGAATTATAGATTATATGCTCGTAGTCACTTTGTGAAAGCTATTGAACTTGGACTGATACTCACTGTATATGCTTCCTACAGTCCTGTGGCTAAGGGAACTTTGGTGTACATAGCATTGACTATTTCCAGTTGGTTTTTAGTAGTGTCCTGGATATTGGGGCCCTTCATTTTTAACCCCTCAGGCTTTGATTGGTTAAAAACTGTGTATGACTTTGATGATTTCATGAACTGGATATGGTACAGGGGTGGCGTGTTTGCAAAATCTGAACAGAGCTGGGAAAAGTGGTGGTATGAAGAGCAAGATCATTTAAGGACAACTGGTTTTTGGGGAAAGATACTGGAAATCATTTTGGACCTtcgtttcttcttttttcagtaTGGAATTGTGTATCAATTAGGCATTGCTGCTGGAAGCAAGAGCATTGTCGTTTACTTGCTTTCATGGATCTATGTGGTGGTGGCTCTTGGACTTTACACAGTAATCGCATATGCCCGGGACAAATATGCTGCAAAAGACCACATCTACTATCGTTTGGTTCAGTTCCTTGTTATTATCTTGGCAACAGTTGTGATAGTTGCCTTGCTTGAGTTTACCCAGTTCAGATTTATGGATCTCTTCACTAGCTTATTGGCTTTTATTCCTACTGGGTGGGGATGTATATCTATTGCACAGGTCCTTCGACCCATTTTGCAGAAAACAATGCTTTGGGAGACTGTTGTTTCTGTAGCTCGCCTATATGACATAATGTTTGGAGTCATTGTCATGGCCCCTCTGGCCCTTCTATCATGGCTACCTGGGTTCCAAAACATGCAGACCAGGATTCTCTTCAATGAAGCATTTAGTAGGGGCCTACACATATCCCAAATTGTGGTTGGAAAAAAACCTAAGGCTGCTATGTAA